The bacterium genome includes a window with the following:
- a CDS encoding LPS-assembly protein LptD, which yields MAFLVLLFTFAAGLLIAQETLPDTAVSVRNDGVDTVITYSADAIDFDILTRSTVLEGNARIEYKDMVLTAERISLNWDEQTMIATSRMDTLYTDSTMAVVDTVIEVGKPHFKQGSEEFTGDEIAYNLKSKIGRVKGGRTVYQDGSYYGEQFKRLSDDVLSVRHGEFTTCELDTPHYHFGADILKIEVGERVVAKPVYLYFADVPVLALPYGVFPIQKGRTSGFITPVFGESAANGRFLRNIGYYWAMSDYMDILGTFDYYEEKGMLGGAGFRYAKRYRINGNVDYDFDLQRSGNARTRRWQVAANHTQTIDQTTRFGLSGSYVSDASYRRDIGSVNDQLNQSVRSNATLSKSWMNSPWSASVNASFTQNIERKTWSANAPAVRFTHKQGRLFPARKAPRGVRFASAPKETVEPWYRVFTWTYSASYSNDFNYPKFPVEIGLRPDSTDLDRYTTIYGTDSSIVRQRDGLGHQGGLSATARLLRYLNLNPSLDWQHVWTRKTVRYVPDGDTFSRADEEGFFTRTTFDIGASASTKLYGMARHPFGIRAQFRHVMTPTVSFRYRPDFADEAWGYFESAKLDNGRELRYDRFRAADQSGVVGGTPEGLSQAMSFSLGNLFQMKHGDAEAGTEKKFDLLSANFSTGVDFKRDSLKWNDLSSSFRTSLPGRLVGPIEGVGLDLSTVHSLYQHSNSRKIDEFFWERDDAKWYAPIELLSASGSVDFSIGAERFGDLFSFRTAPMQEAPIDTMNTESDLPLNASRALEDRGPDLPPLPEAQSEDMRTFFDMPIRMRFNLRHAVNYLTQSKTSTLGSNFDAQLTPRWSATVNYYFDLERKLPQNAGVTITRDLHCWEASLNWSPLGYSPGYYLRIGLKSPQLRDVKIERNNGGNLRGY from the coding sequence GTGGCATTTCTTGTTCTCCTGTTCACGTTCGCAGCCGGGCTCCTGATTGCTCAAGAGACTCTTCCAGACACAGCTGTGTCTGTTCGCAACGACGGCGTTGATACGGTAATAACATACAGCGCCGATGCAATTGACTTTGACATCCTAACGCGCTCCACGGTTCTTGAAGGCAACGCGCGTATCGAGTACAAAGATATGGTGCTCACGGCGGAACGGATTTCTCTGAACTGGGATGAGCAGACGATGATCGCTACGTCACGGATGGATACGCTCTACACCGACAGCACAATGGCGGTCGTCGATACTGTCATTGAAGTCGGCAAGCCGCATTTCAAACAAGGATCTGAAGAATTCACCGGCGACGAAATTGCGTACAATCTGAAAAGCAAGATCGGCCGCGTCAAAGGCGGCAGGACCGTCTATCAAGACGGTTCTTACTACGGCGAACAGTTCAAACGATTGTCAGACGATGTATTAAGCGTGCGGCATGGTGAGTTCACGACATGTGAGCTTGACACACCGCATTATCATTTCGGTGCTGACATTCTGAAGATTGAAGTCGGTGAACGTGTTGTCGCGAAACCCGTTTATCTATATTTCGCCGATGTGCCCGTACTGGCTCTGCCCTACGGAGTGTTTCCCATTCAGAAAGGACGCACCAGCGGCTTCATCACTCCGGTTTTCGGTGAATCAGCAGCGAACGGCCGGTTCCTGCGCAATATCGGATACTACTGGGCAATGTCCGACTACATGGATATCCTTGGAACTTTCGATTACTATGAAGAAAAAGGTATGTTGGGAGGTGCCGGATTCCGTTATGCAAAGAGATATCGGATCAACGGTAATGTGGATTATGACTTTGACCTGCAGCGCAGCGGCAATGCGAGAACCCGCCGCTGGCAAGTCGCCGCAAACCATACTCAGACAATTGACCAGACAACTCGCTTCGGCTTGAGCGGATCTTATGTGTCGGATGCAAGCTACAGACGCGATATCGGCTCCGTAAATGACCAGCTGAACCAATCCGTGAGATCCAACGCGACATTGTCAAAATCGTGGATGAATTCTCCGTGGAGCGCCAGCGTTAACGCCAGCTTCACTCAAAATATCGAGCGCAAGACATGGAGCGCGAACGCTCCTGCCGTGCGATTCACACACAAACAAGGTCGCCTCTTCCCCGCCCGGAAAGCGCCGCGCGGAGTTCGATTTGCATCGGCACCTAAAGAGACTGTCGAGCCGTGGTATCGTGTTTTTACGTGGACATATTCAGCATCCTACTCAAACGACTTCAATTATCCGAAATTTCCGGTTGAGATCGGTCTCAGACCTGATTCGACCGATCTCGACCGCTATACCACGATTTACGGAACAGACAGCAGCATCGTCCGTCAGCGCGATGGACTTGGTCACCAAGGTGGGCTATCCGCCACCGCACGACTGCTGCGCTATTTAAATCTGAATCCTTCCCTGGACTGGCAGCATGTTTGGACCCGCAAAACCGTCAGATACGTCCCTGATGGGGACACGTTCAGCCGGGCCGACGAAGAAGGGTTTTTCACCCGCACGACATTTGACATTGGAGCTTCAGCTTCGACAAAGCTATATGGCATGGCGAGACATCCGTTTGGCATCCGCGCACAATTTAGGCACGTGATGACTCCAACCGTGTCGTTTCGTTATCGACCGGACTTCGCTGATGAAGCATGGGGATACTTTGAATCCGCGAAATTGGATAATGGACGTGAACTGAGATATGACCGCTTTCGAGCCGCGGATCAAAGCGGCGTGGTCGGCGGAACACCCGAAGGATTGTCGCAAGCCATGTCTTTCTCTCTCGGTAATCTGTTCCAAATGAAGCATGGCGACGCCGAGGCAGGAACGGAGAAGAAGTTTGACCTCCTAAGCGCGAATTTTTCGACCGGTGTCGATTTCAAACGGGATTCTCTGAAATGGAACGACCTAAGTTCCAGTTTCCGCACGAGCCTGCCGGGAAGACTTGTTGGTCCGATCGAAGGCGTCGGCCTTGATCTATCCACCGTGCATTCGCTTTATCAGCACTCGAATTCGCGCAAGATTGATGAGTTTTTTTGGGAACGCGACGATGCGAAGTGGTACGCCCCGATAGAACTCCTGAGTGCGAGCGGAAGTGTGGATTTTTCAATTGGTGCTGAACGCTTCGGTGACCTGTTCAGTTTCCGGACCGCGCCGATGCAAGAGGCTCCAATTGACACGATGAACACTGAATCCGACCTCCCTCTGAATGCCAGCCGCGCTTTAGAGGACAGAGGCCCAGACCTTCCTCCGTTGCCTGAAGCCCAATCCGAGGATATGCGCACCTTTTTTGACATGCCAATCCGTATGAGATTCAACTTGCGGCACGCGGTCAACTATCTCACTCAGTCGAAGACTTCGACGCTGGGTTCAAATTTCGACGCTCAGTTGACGCCACGCTGGTCTGCAACTGTTAATTACTACTTTGACCTTGAAAGAAAGCTCCCGCAAAATGCCGGTGTTACCATCACGCGGGACCTTCATTGCTGGGAGGCAAGTTTGAACTGGTCTCCACTCGGATACAGTCCCGGTTATTATCTGAGAATCGGGCTTAAGTCTCCCCAGCTACGTGATGTTAAGATAGAGCGAAATAACGGCGGTAATCTGCGCGGTTACTGA
- a CDS encoding glycosyltransferase family 39 protein, with translation MIRRYLSNEERAVSFLLIGAFLLRLYTLSSESLWLDEALMNFRIGNGFRSLLTDWDSHRQGPAYPILMRVWTVLFGTSEFALRLPSVVFGTLAVHALWLIVRRIADSRAAFLTALFAASNPFLIYFSQEARPYAFWLWLIALSHFFLLKCASEPSRLSKIGYVLTTIGALYSHPYGPFVILSQLILLGPLSRDALRAMRRPAVWILAAYLPMAAVFAGTFVRKISNPGIAGGWLTRPTLNMFAETTEEYFFWQPLEWTVLAIVLVGIAANRKRLRQMLFPAALLTSFVVVPWLVSQLVPVYSPRYSQPALLGVLAFAGWTVAQQKRPLQFITAGLILGFTLLPLYNLYTKLDKDPWRQTVSMLSSEFKAGNRLVVFPFYAEHPLRYYLEIDRQNIALPRTVSDLSKSLPDSGTVWFVSAKYSRTDSLDAEFRNLLSARGQQTFQESFPEKKDVNPFVFQLHPITLTRYELFVKSDR, from the coding sequence GTGATTCGTAGATATCTTTCAAATGAAGAACGCGCCGTCAGTTTCTTACTGATCGGCGCGTTTCTATTGCGGTTATACACCTTGAGCTCCGAAAGCCTGTGGCTGGATGAAGCGTTGATGAATTTTCGCATTGGCAATGGTTTTCGAAGCCTCCTGACCGATTGGGATAGTCATCGACAGGGACCCGCTTATCCAATACTAATGAGAGTCTGGACAGTTTTGTTTGGAACCTCCGAGTTTGCGCTGCGCCTTCCCTCAGTCGTGTTCGGTACACTTGCCGTGCATGCCTTGTGGCTTATTGTCAGACGAATTGCCGACTCACGCGCCGCGTTCTTGACCGCTTTATTCGCCGCGTCCAACCCCTTCCTGATCTACTTCTCACAGGAGGCCCGGCCATACGCGTTCTGGCTATGGTTGATTGCTCTGTCGCACTTCTTTCTTCTCAAGTGTGCAAGTGAACCGAGCCGCCTGTCCAAGATCGGATACGTACTGACAACAATAGGTGCTTTGTATTCTCATCCGTACGGCCCCTTTGTCATTCTGTCGCAACTCATCTTGCTTGGCCCTCTGAGCCGTGATGCGCTTCGAGCAATGAGACGGCCGGCCGTGTGGATCCTTGCAGCGTACCTGCCGATGGCGGCAGTGTTTGCGGGTACTTTTGTACGCAAGATCTCGAATCCCGGAATAGCCGGGGGATGGCTGACTCGGCCGACACTGAACATGTTCGCCGAGACGACTGAAGAGTATTTCTTTTGGCAGCCTCTTGAATGGACTGTGCTCGCTATCGTATTGGTCGGAATCGCAGCAAACCGAAAGCGATTGAGACAGATGCTCTTTCCCGCCGCACTGCTGACCAGCTTTGTGGTTGTGCCTTGGCTGGTGTCACAACTTGTGCCTGTCTATTCACCGCGTTATTCTCAGCCAGCGCTGCTTGGAGTCCTCGCATTTGCAGGATGGACTGTTGCCCAACAAAAAAGGCCGCTGCAGTTCATCACTGCCGGCCTTATCCTTGGATTCACACTGCTACCGCTTTACAATCTGTACACGAAGCTCGACAAAGACCCGTGGCGACAGACCGTTTCGATGCTCTCCTCTGAATTCAAAGCGGGCAACCGACTAGTCGTGTTCCCGTTCTATGCTGAGCATCCGCTCAGATATTATCTCGAAATTGACAGGCAAAACATCGCACTGCCGCGAACGGTTTCGGACTTGTCAAAATCATTGCCTGATTCAGGTACAGTGTGGTTTGTGTCCGCTAAATACTCGAGAACAGATTCGCTTGACGCCGAGTTTCGTAATCTGCTCTCAGCACGAGGTCAACAGACGTTTCAAGAGTCTTTTCCTGAAAAGAAGGACGTCAATCCCTTCGTTTTTCAGCTCCATCCCATCACCCTTACCCGCTATGAACTCTTTGTAAAGTCAGATCGGTAG
- a CDS encoding FAD-dependent oxidoreductase, which yields MITYILGAGPAGLAAGYYMTRIGCAVTVLEAEREYGGFARTFCHGPFRYDTGAHRFHDKDAEITADIQDLMGNELIKVHAPSQIYWNGRYLDFPLSPVNVARRIGIGTFVRAGADFAFARLRRSKRDEWNFAAKAYRKYGKTIADAFLIGYSEKLWGVPAQKLMPEVSGGRLKGLSARTMLYELLRGKQEKTEHLDGSFYYPRQGYGQIAERLAASIGKENIRLSTRVTKLRHDGTTIQLIECEGHESARPKRVVSSLPQSVLLRLLDPAPPRQLIEIAEGMKFRDLILTALFLNRTQVSRNASIYFPSEDVPFTRLYEPKNRSIELAPPSQTCAVVEIPCFADQPIWVENDTDLIGNVTRELERAGLIRGDDVIGGKVHRLRRAYPVLEIGIHEKLDELRRYLQRFVNLYVVGRTGRFEYTHVHDLLRQGKELAKLMQTEAATDLTLQRVHSG from the coding sequence GTGATAACTTACATTCTTGGAGCTGGTCCCGCCGGCCTTGCGGCAGGGTACTACATGACGCGAATTGGCTGTGCCGTAACGGTGCTCGAAGCCGAACGGGAATATGGCGGATTCGCTCGAACTTTTTGCCACGGTCCGTTCAGGTACGACACCGGGGCACACCGGTTTCATGACAAGGATGCCGAAATTACTGCAGACATTCAGGACTTGATGGGGAATGAGCTAATCAAGGTTCACGCACCCAGTCAAATATATTGGAACGGCCGCTACCTGGATTTCCCGCTCTCTCCGGTGAACGTGGCACGGCGAATCGGCATCGGGACATTCGTTCGAGCCGGGGCTGACTTTGCATTTGCGCGCCTGCGCAGATCGAAAAGAGATGAGTGGAATTTTGCCGCGAAGGCGTATCGCAAGTACGGCAAGACAATTGCGGACGCATTCCTGATAGGTTACTCGGAGAAATTGTGGGGGGTGCCGGCGCAAAAACTGATGCCGGAAGTCAGCGGAGGCAGGCTCAAAGGGTTAAGTGCACGAACGATGCTCTATGAACTCCTGCGGGGCAAGCAGGAGAAGACAGAACATCTTGACGGTTCGTTCTACTATCCGCGGCAAGGTTACGGTCAAATCGCGGAGCGGCTGGCTGCAAGCATCGGAAAGGAGAATATCCGGCTGTCGACTCGCGTGACAAAACTTCGGCACGACGGTACGACAATTCAATTGATAGAATGCGAAGGTCATGAGTCTGCACGGCCGAAGCGAGTAGTAAGTTCGCTTCCGCAATCGGTTCTGCTGCGACTGCTTGACCCGGCTCCGCCGCGGCAGCTGATTGAAATTGCGGAGGGCATGAAATTCCGAGATCTGATATTGACAGCGCTCTTCCTGAACCGAACTCAAGTTTCGCGAAACGCTTCAATCTACTTTCCATCCGAGGATGTTCCGTTTACGCGACTTTATGAGCCGAAGAATCGTTCAATCGAGCTTGCTCCGCCGAGTCAGACTTGTGCTGTCGTGGAAATCCCTTGTTTTGCTGACCAGCCAATCTGGGTTGAAAATGACACCGACCTTATCGGCAACGTAACCAGAGAGTTGGAAAGAGCCGGTTTGATTCGGGGCGACGACGTGATTGGAGGGAAAGTGCACAGGCTGCGGCGGGCCTATCCTGTGCTCGAAATCGGAATTCATGAGAAACTGGACGAGCTCCGGCGCTATCTGCAGCGCTTTGTGAATCTATATGTGGTGGGCAGGACAGGCCGGTTTGAATACACACATGTGCACGACCTGCTAAGGCAGGGAAAAGAACTCGCGAAGCTGATGCAGACTGAAGCAGCTACCGATCTGACTTTACAAAGAGTTCATAGCGGGTAA
- a CDS encoding RNA-binding protein, whose protein sequence is MAKRLYVGNLPFSATEESVREAFGAHGEVLNVAMIMDRDTGRPRGFGFVEMDDAGADAAIAAMNGATLGGRTLRVNEAQPRPEGNFRERRPRRESPEQQ, encoded by the coding sequence ATGGCCAAAAGGCTATACGTAGGGAATCTTCCGTTTAGCGCCACGGAAGAATCGGTTCGTGAGGCGTTTGGAGCCCACGGTGAAGTTCTGAATGTCGCAATGATTATGGACAGGGACACAGGTCGGCCGCGCGGGTTTGGCTTTGTTGAGATGGATGATGCCGGCGCAGATGCTGCGATTGCCGCGATGAACGGAGCGACATTAGGCGGCAGAACTCTGAGGGTGAACGAGGCGCAACCGCGCCCTGAGGGGAACTTCAGGGAGCGCCGTCCGCGCCGCGAGAGCCCCGAACAGCAGTAA
- the ribA gene encoding GTP cyclohydrolase II — MTLPAQQLPYSSLTNAARVLQWPCDSIYYPLKVVAEASLPTRFGDFKIAAFSPTPDGKEHIAMIRGDVRGKVNIPLRVHSECLTGDVMGSYRCDCRDQLEAALKHMSEQECGIVLYLRQEGRGIGLANKLRAYVLQEQGLDTVDANHALGFEDDERDYRVAAEMLRALGVTSVRLLSNNPKKVIGLEQYGIEVTERVRHQLPTNSHNHFYLETKARKSGHLLEL, encoded by the coding sequence ATGACTTTGCCAGCACAGCAACTGCCGTATTCAAGTTTGACAAACGCCGCCCGCGTCCTTCAGTGGCCGTGTGATTCAATCTACTACCCTTTGAAAGTAGTTGCCGAAGCAAGCTTGCCGACCAGGTTTGGAGATTTCAAGATCGCAGCTTTTTCGCCTACTCCGGACGGCAAGGAGCATATTGCCATGATACGTGGAGACGTGCGCGGCAAGGTGAACATTCCCTTGCGCGTTCACTCCGAGTGCCTGACGGGTGATGTGATGGGCTCTTACCGTTGTGACTGCCGGGATCAACTCGAAGCAGCCCTGAAACACATGTCCGAGCAGGAGTGTGGTATTGTCCTCTATCTTCGACAAGAAGGACGCGGAATTGGGCTGGCCAATAAGCTGCGTGCGTATGTTCTGCAAGAGCAGGGGCTCGACACGGTGGATGCAAACCATGCTTTGGGATTTGAGGACGATGAACGTGACTATCGGGTCGCGGCGGAGATGCTTCGAGCACTGGGCGTCACAAGTGTTCGGTTGTTGTCCAATAACCCCAAAAAAGTCATCGGCTTAGAGCAGTACGGGATAGAAGTCACTGAACGCGTTCGACATCAATTGCCGACAAACTCGCATAATCACTTCTATTTGGAGACCAAAGCGAGAAAGTCCGGTCATCTGCTTGAATTGTAA
- a CDS encoding T9SS type A sorting domain-containing protein: protein MCITLWALLVLFCNCARANVLEIFPGQSITEAVQMVSQGDTVLLTPGEYREFVRVREFGVTICSNFLFSGDTSDIRSTVIIADTLDIDSASCLFIYLPNEQDSVVLVGLSFANGRGTRWISDEVVSSAGGGVFAYRSRVRVSHCLFSECSAGAGGGMAVIHEEPDVGGVFGVLRDCIFWNCQSAGPQGGGGMYALSIPIILERTVFEACSSMSIGGYFSFGAQTAMTACTLRNCGSIIGAAQIGSIDESVVSECVFDSNGIPGQGGFRGACHLRTGGDVRVRHNIFRNNTTSDIALTMFDFDRFGVPFLEGNVFESHTMGPRSGAFYFWDCEGDISYNVFRNCSSEYGASLVPGGRGIVRIHHNIFAGNSQGQNGFGSVINYINAGSIPARCDSNIFEGNVGPVISYDENSPHPQSIFAQSNWWGDSSGPYHPTRNPNGQGDTLLSDIIVFDPWLTVRPDTSQSISVPDNDNLASLSTWELLPIYPNPFNNRFTVSIAGFTREDFEISMFDLLGRKVSDLYKGRLSTQSFMVSVPESLGSGVYFILAKDKLQTCSKKVLFLK, encoded by the coding sequence ATGTGTATCACACTTTGGGCACTGCTTGTGCTTTTCTGCAATTGCGCTCGCGCGAATGTTCTGGAAATCTTCCCGGGGCAATCAATCACAGAGGCGGTGCAGATGGTTTCTCAGGGCGACACAGTTCTCTTAACACCAGGCGAGTATCGTGAATTCGTCAGAGTTCGAGAATTCGGCGTCACAATTTGCAGCAATTTCTTATTCAGCGGGGATACCTCCGACATCCGTTCAACGGTGATTATTGCAGACACCTTGGATATCGACAGCGCGAGTTGTCTGTTTATCTATCTGCCAAACGAACAAGATAGTGTTGTATTAGTAGGCTTGTCCTTTGCAAATGGTCGTGGCACACGATGGATCTCCGATGAAGTAGTCTCAAGCGCCGGCGGTGGTGTGTTCGCGTATCGTAGCCGAGTTAGAGTGTCTCACTGCTTGTTTTCGGAATGCAGTGCAGGAGCAGGAGGTGGTATGGCGGTGATTCACGAAGAACCTGATGTCGGAGGCGTATTTGGAGTATTGCGTGACTGTATATTCTGGAACTGCCAAAGCGCAGGCCCGCAGGGCGGCGGAGGGATGTATGCGCTTTCAATCCCCATCATTCTGGAGCGTACTGTCTTTGAAGCATGTTCTTCAATGTCGATTGGAGGGTATTTTTCGTTTGGCGCGCAAACGGCCATGACAGCTTGTACTTTGCGGAACTGCGGTTCAATTATCGGCGCGGCGCAAATAGGTAGCATTGATGAGAGCGTTGTGAGCGAGTGCGTGTTCGACAGCAACGGCATTCCCGGTCAGGGTGGTTTTCGCGGAGCGTGCCATTTGAGAACAGGTGGTGATGTAAGAGTCCGGCACAATATCTTCAGGAACAACACCACAAGCGATATTGCCCTGACGATGTTTGACTTTGATCGTTTCGGCGTACCGTTTTTGGAAGGTAATGTCTTTGAGTCCCATACAATGGGTCCGAGATCGGGGGCTTTCTATTTCTGGGATTGCGAAGGCGATATTTCGTACAACGTGTTCAGAAACTGTTCTTCTGAATATGGCGCGTCGCTTGTGCCGGGTGGTCGAGGAATAGTCAGAATTCATCACAACATCTTCGCCGGGAATTCCCAGGGTCAGAACGGGTTCGGATCAGTTATAAACTACATTAATGCGGGAAGTATTCCCGCACGTTGTGATTCCAACATATTTGAGGGAAATGTTGGGCCGGTAATCTCTTATGACGAAAATTCTCCTCATCCACAGTCAATATTCGCGCAAAGCAATTGGTGGGGAGATTCTTCAGGCCCCTACCATCCGACACGGAACCCGAATGGACAAGGCGACACATTGCTTTCTGACATAATTGTATTTGATCCTTGGCTTACTGTACGACCTGACACATCTCAATCAATATCCGTCCCCGATAACGACAACTTGGCTTCACTCTCAACGTGGGAGCTGCTGCCAATTTATCCGAATCCGTTTAACAACAGATTCACGGTCAGTATCGCAGGCTTCACACGGGAAGACTTTGAGATATCAATGTTTGATCTATTGGGCCGTAAAGTCTCCGATTTGTACAAGGGAAGGCTCAGCACGCAATCCTTTATGGTGAGCGTGCCCGAATCTCTTGGAAGCGGAGTCTATTTCATCCTGGCGAAAGACAAGCTTCAAACATGTTCAAAAAAGGTCTTGTTTCTGAAATGA